In Ooceraea biroi isolate clonal line C1 chromosome 6, Obir_v5.4, whole genome shotgun sequence, the genomic stretch aattagaaaaaaaaatacttagaaataaaattaatggtattatacatataatattatacatattataccgCATATAAATtcagtataattatttttaacatacacAAGTATTTGTTGAAAAGAAACGGAAAAGTTTTCTCGGCTTGATTATATCTAAATGAACTGAgtaatttgtacaaaaatttagtttttgaCTCTCTAAATAGAAAGtcctttaaaattttatattctttgtatgtatattaatgttaacaaaagaagtaaatattttttctaactTGTCAGTTGGTAGCTTTTGAAATTCTGAAGTAGGGTGAATATACCGTTTGTGGCCATTGCGCCTATTTTGGCCATCTTCgtcatttattaagattttctaAGTTATAGGGTTGGCTGTAGTACGCAGCAAtcacgaaatgaatatataaatatatcttatacaattttatataaattgctgCGCACTACAGCCAACCCTAACTtagaaaatcttaataaatgacGAAGATGGCCAAAATAGGTGCAATGGCCACAGACGGTGCATTCACCCTACATACAATTTCtttcaagtaaaatttaaaaaaatttgttgtaTAAGCTTTTAAATTGTCTGCGTCAATTGAAGATGCAAGAAAGAATAGATCTATGACGGTGGTAATACTAACGTCCTGTATCAAATGTTCTTCACATTCTAATAACAAATCCTTTATTGTGTATGTATAAGATACTTGAATTAAGGTTTTAAGTGCATCGAATGATATTGTGGGTGACAACCTAccagttataatataatgtaacatCTCTTCAAAAACAAAAGggtcaatattaatttctatttcctttttttctaaatCACATATATTCTTAAAGTATTCATAAGAGCATAATAATTGCATAGGTAAATGATAacgtttattttgtaatacaaATGTGATCCGGTCTGTCTTACAAGGTTCGCGacacaaatttattataccgTTTCTTTTTGTCACAATGTTTTGCTTTGGCGCTTCTATGTAATTAAacgtatttaaaatttcatcaaaaacTTCAAACTCAAAACACAACGTAAGTTTGTCTGTCTTGAGGCAAAGAATGAAAATACGATTCTGAGATCtcacataatttttttgtttttaaatcacCTACATACGACTTGCATAATACTTTTTCTTCTGTTATTGGATAAACTTTGAACAAATGATACATACCCTTACTTAGTGTTTTAGTAAGTAGATGAAATTCTATTTTCTGATAGGAATTAGCTTTCATCATAACTTGATAGTTCCCTGAACTTGGAAATCGCACGGAATATAAGTCACGCATACTTTTAGAAAAAGTGGAGAAGCAATTAATTTCCCAAAGATAATCAAATCTAGTTGTCTTAATTGATGTTCGACAATAAGTCTTGGAATACGATGGTTTGTGTACTGCAATGACTTcctcgttttttttattatcagcTTGTGTCTGGAAACGATAAATTCATACAGGATGCAACTCAATAGAAACATATATCCGACTTGTAcctatatattgttataaagtTTACGCTTCCGCTATTTTATGAATGTTTTAATAGCAGTtctttaaaagaatatatgaataaaaaaatattattaatttacatcttctttttcttctacttcttctttattttctatgttgtattcttcttctccttctgtTATCGCACGTAGGTTTGATTGCACCTTTTGGCCATTTTTATCCATCGTGCCAACTCGAAGTGACCTTAAATTTCACAGTTCCGCGTATCGTTGcgatgataatattaaagatcaccttttattaatctttattaaaaatttaatttagtcAGTAACATGCAATCAAAACCAAATAAAACCAATCAGTGGTAAGTCATTTTaattcatttgcattttaaatatcgTGCGCTTACTAAAAGAGTAAAAAAGAgtataatgcatataaaaacTTACTTTTGATTCCATTATATTTAGCAGCTTTTTGCTAGTATAACTCAATCagagattttataattattttgtaatgttCCGTTAACGTTTCCAGGTAAGAGGTTTGGTCTTCTTGACTGAACTCTTCAGTATTCACTGACGCACTCTAAATGATGTGGCAGAAATGTGCAAGATGATCCCTTTTTATCGCTGCGACGTTACTGATTGTGAGTGTAACTCTTTACTGTCCGTATTGCATTTCGAATGAGTGCAACTGGTATAGACAACTTTATTTAACTTCTTTTTGACGGAACTGCTTGTACTGCCTTGTGCTAGTTTAGCTACTAATACTAGTACCAGAGAGAAGTGTTAATGTTACTAGTAGAACTAATGTATGAATACGAAACACAGGCATCCATGTATATTCATATCGTGTTTAACAACCTCACCTTTCTATCTGTCTTTAGAAGCTATAATAATCCGTATCATGCAGTACGTTTATTGTATCTAGGGTAGTCTCTATCCTCTGCAATTATAGTACTTcaaatatctctctttcttgtaaCACTTTATGCGATACTAatctatacaatatattttcgtcGACTTCTCGGCGAATTCAATTCGATACTAATGTGTTTAGCAAGAAACTTGCTCTGATaagcaaattttaaaaacaggTCTCACCTTCTTTCTCACCTTGTTTATTTTGTTAGATTATATCCTATTctgatatgtatatacacatatacatgtatataaattataagcgCATGCGCGCGcccgcacacacacacgcgcacacgacGAATGTACACATATGccattttatacaatattaacatATCGAATGCCGTAACGGTCACAGATGATTAGTGCTAAGATTCAatagaaaatatgtaaaacttcgtaaacaataattttataaatatattttatattcaagcAAAACTTCGTTCAAGATAATGAGACATGAACTTTACTTTAGTGTAAACGGAAATAGAAGCGAATAAGTCCGACATTCAATAtattgaaatgtaaaaaatgcaaaagtaattacatttaattaaaaacttctgaatgttaattgataaataaatacattttcagGAGGATTTCTTCATGTTATAGATACGACGCGCAacgtatgtacataatatacagCTGTTGCATAAACGGCAAATGTGATTGTTtctttaaacatatatattatttttacaatgcattcgctatgttataaaaagaaacgaaaataaataggatttaaaaaagaaattaacaaatttaaaagaattttgatatatatctCGTATACgcatacaataatttaaaaatgtttggagatttatttacatgtaataagaaaaataacaaagtgcttttaattaataacaataaaccACTGAAAACCaccaataaaaaaagttttattaaatttttcgatcTTGTTTCTGAAGTAAGCTTACTGAGAGAAATTATAgctaaattattgtaatgatACTTATCATAGGTACATACGCGCAAGCTGTAAATTATCCTTGAGTTGTCCAAATGTGCATGCACACATacaaacataaatttttgcgtattaaaatttaaaattatcttattgCATTATTCACATGTAAAACTGATAAAGTTTAgacttttaaaataataacatgttAGTACACGCATGATATAAACGAaactttacaattatttataataagtatgttcatgaaaaaagaacgaaccgattttataattagtcATTTAGTTATACTTgcgattataatattataagttaaataattattgtgttTAAGTAAACTTCGTTGAAACATCTATTTCTGATTCGTTTTCCACTTTACATTCTTGTAAGACTTTTGTAATCTCGTTCAAACATATTTGCGGTAGTTTTTGGAATTCTTCGAGTTTTATAAGttctttgaaataaaatttaatgtaatatattatatgttttcgTAACTTATCTGCTTTAAATTCTATCGCAACATCTAAAAGGTTGATGACATTCTTAACAGTAATATTAGCTATTAAGTATTGTTCACATAAAGATTTCAGTTCTACTATATCATATTTGTGAGCCGCTCTTAATAGTTTTGTGAGAGTGTCATAGTTAGAACTAACTGATTCCGGTAATGAACcagttttaataaatgttaacaTTATCACAAAAATATCTGACTCATCATCAAGTATTACTGTTGAGTCTTGGTCTTCGTCTCTTCTATGCATATTACATAACTTGGTAAAATAAGTGCTTCGAGTAGACTGCAATAAAcctttcgatattttaaaaatatagttatCTGTAccataatcttttttaaaaataatctgtGACGAATAAAGATTAgctttattgattattaaatttctataatcCTCTGTCTCATTGATGCGATTAGTACGCAATGGTATTGAGTGCAAGGTCTCATTTAACATATCACGAGCAACAGTAATCGTAAAGTTCAACGTAAGCCTGTCTTCTTCTAAATACTGAAGCAATGTCTGCGCTGTAGTTTCATATAAACatgaattatttgttacatagcCGCCTGTCGAGGCGCACAATCTTTTTTCATCCAAATAAATCGCAGATATATCCCAAACACCATGATATGCTTCCTcagtatataaaagaatatgaaattttattatagtatcCTCAGATTTGTCCGCTACTGCTTGACACAATCGCATTTCAATCTTACACCAAAGTGGTTTTGAAATTGCCGAGGATTGTATTACTGGCATGCTTTTATAAACCATGGGGAAATGTTCCAGCTGCCAGGTATAGTCATACACATCCGTAGTATAACATGTTCGAcaataagttttataataCGTAGATGCAACTGATTGCTGTTCCGATTGTGGTTCATTATTTGTCTCGTAATGAAATGAAGCGGTGCTATCTATATTCATCACTTCTGTACTCGCTTCTGATCTGGTCCCTTCTGATATGGTAGCGTACTGAAAACATGCAATGTGTTTAACATTTCTTCTTTGAGCAGTATAACGTATTGCACAACGCAATCGAAAAGAACGAACAGAGTGAACGATATTATGTTCTAATTTTAAgcgagatataatattattagaaatgTAAGGTGATATATCATGACAATTGATCGACAATTGATCTTTTTACTAATTATCTAAGCATTGTGTTACATAATCTTGCAATCTGACTTTTCtagaaatattgaagaaaCATATTCTTATGCTCGTACAGCATGATTGCTTGCAAATGCATGGTTTTAGTACTTCATGTTGACAAAAGACGAAAGAAATCAAACTGACGTATGAGCTGTCTTTTTGACAatgtaaaattgaattatacaTACTTTACGAGATAGTATGTTCATAtaccaatatttttttaaatttacttttacatATCTCAATAACGTTacattgaatttaaattttacgtgTCTTAACGATATGCGCATGACAAAAAACTGAACCAAGAAAGACGATATTCAAAACTTACTATATTTTCCTGAGTTTCTCCTATACTTTCCTTACTTGTACTTGCACTTGTACTTGCATTTGTAATTGTACTTGTACTTCCCGTTACTTTCGTACTGTCCTTCCTTTTCAGTATTTTCTCGTACAGTGGTACCTTTCCACTACTTTGTTTGCTCATTTTTTAAAGTAGTAGAACTAAATTTTCAAggtttattttacaaaatatttcgtaaGATCTATGATCTTTATCAAGATAAAATTAGTGATGAGTGATATGTGACAAATATGAAAATGACCactgattttattttcctttgtgAGATCACTGGCAAAGCTGTTAGAATAGAATAATCTCGAAATGTTGACGTTGCTAGAACAAaagtgtatataattataaatcgtaCGCCAATATTTCCTTTTCTCAAGCTACATTTAAAAGAGTTACCTTTTCGCTCAtctaaaaagattaataatcttattatGTTCCGTTTATTGTACTTAATACCCTGCTTTATAACGAACACTTCTACACACTGCAGCACTTAGCACTATGTGAAATTGATCTGTTACGTTCTAACTGACCTCTGTCTCTCATACTGGGTTTACTACGATGCTGTTATTGTTTGGCAATAGACCAGCTCTGTCGAACTATAATCCTCGGTTCTAATGCTTCGCCATATTCGTCTACTCTCTAGAGTGTTTGttgtttttgttaaaaatattaatttttaattttatttcgttttacttactgtaaatataaaaagatattgatgaaataataaaacataataaatttccgagtcaaaatatactttatagTTTTTACCATGAAGTTTAACTATTAGTCATCAAACATAtagcaaatataattataatttttataactggTTTGTACATGCAATTGTGATCTGCAGATCTGCATTATGATTCTTTAGGATAACATGCGTATCTCTATTTATTGAAtatgttgaaaaaaataaaaagttgtaGGAAGAAAAGATGTTATGATTTTGGGAAAGAACGgtatatacatgttatgttaAATTGTTGATATATATTAGCATTTCTCAAATAAACACTATGTATTCTGATTACTATTACATTTTCTTACTACGTGCCGAATTAACAATGGCGTAACTTTTTATTGCCTccataagaatatattttatttttataacatgttTGAGATCTtataaaaagaacaaatttgCATATGTATTACGTGACGATCTAGTTTCGAAAGAATTATATCTCATGAAACAcattagataaaatataatattagcaaAGTAGAATTAACATATATGAGTGTCTCTAAAATGTAGATGGGATATTTAGTTGCATGTAATCTttctaataatgaaaataaaaaatgattaattaagaGTAGTGCACAAAAgtactttattaaattctgcGATTTTTTTACATCAACCTGACGACGATTATGACGAAGTAAtctttaaattaacaatatttaataaaaaccttacatgtacataaattcttctattataaaattataagtaaATCTTTTGGATTATTGCTGTTTAATTctcgtataaattataaatacatggTACGCATAAATAtgagaaagattattttatgacataaataatttcagataCATGATGAACaggcagaattaaaaaaaaactgtatccatctctttcttttataattatttatgtcataattctatataaataatttagtgaaataaatagaaaGTATTAGAGGTAAACACTGTTATctactaataattaataagaacaaatttttatcgctAAGCAATAATAGGTATAACAAatctaaaaaattatgtagaaataattatgattatttatgAGCTAGGTAGTGTTCTTAAAGATCAAATGTGCTGATGACTCTTTTATCCGGTTCTTGGTATGGCGTACgagaatatgtaaaaattaaatgttcagTTCATTTTGGCtgattaattcaattattttctttgaattttcttcCGAGACACGAAGATCCATGATATCAATAAGTTTTCGTGAAAATTGCTTGATATGGAGTTTCAAAAAATGTGCTGTACATTGTATCAAGTATTCTGCGTTACATGTAAACGCAAtgtttataatatctataacaGTTTCAATTGTAATGTGACGTAGCAAAAGATGCTCGCAAATCGATGCTAATTGCGAAACATTATATGTATGAGCTACCGTCAATAAATCTAGAAGCATCCTATAATCATTGGGCTTCGGCAGTATTTTATCTGTGATAAATAATAGTAACTGACAGAAAGCTGCGGgcttatcatttatttttactgcATCCATTGTACTTTCAGTTTTTTCCTTACACTTGCTACACAATTCATTAAAGTACACACTATTGGTGGCGCGTAGCAAATAAATAGGTACACTGCGTTCCTAGCCACATACTACGAACGTGAGCGATTTAATCTTATTAGATTTGAGTTTATTGTAAATACTTCCGGATTTCAGATTCTTTAACATGAGTGTCTCATTCATTTCTGACATAATATTTACAATCTCGTGTAGAATCTCGAATGCAAAATACATCGTAAGCGCACTGAgaacaaaatgtaattgatccaacgaaatgtcttgtcacggggtgccaacaaaatatatacttatttcaacaagttatatattgaatcaaatatataattgttggattataattctcatgtgtgtaatccaagaactacatatttgtttcaatatataacttgtcgaaataagtatatattttgttggcaccccgtgacaagacatttcgttggatcaattacattttttctcaGTGCGTGTAAGTAGGATTACACGTACGTAATGAGGATTCCTTAGTTTGAAATAGTAATGTCTCATCCGATAGAGGCCCGATTTTCTCAAAAAATGCTGAATCGGCCGCACAAATGCGCACGGTAGTTATAGCTGTAACTGGTTTTTTAGCACATATATAAAATCCTACTGTATTGTCCATTGAGCTGTTGCGAGAAACTTTCATTTGAATTGTATAATGAGCTGTTTCCGGAAACGATGAGGAAGTTAGTGTGCTTAAGGTCTTACAAAATATTGGAAAGTTATTAATTTCCCAGGTATATGTAAACTTGCTTCACGAATAAAACGTTTGGCAATAATTTATACTATACTGATAAGGTTGTACAGATTGCATTACTTGCAGTTTTGACGGTGGCTTTTCATAAGTTTGGGTTTCCTTCTCCTTTGTTGTCAaaaactgaaagaaaaaatcgtcaattattttgtttatcaattttcaaaattatcaaTGTATTTCGCATTTCTCTTCGAACACGGTAACGTTTAATGTTATTTACGCCTCGCCGTGCGATTTAGTTCGGCACCGCGCGGGCCGTAGTGAAGgactattatttataaatttgtgaaagaaaatacagcaaaatatttgtattaatataagaaattagcTCGGCAGTTTAAGTATCAATAATATGTTTTAACAAACATGTTACGTTCAAACAAAAGAATATCAAAGAAAGGAATATGAAATGTTCTTACTTCATCCTCTGTCATTATATCGctcattttttatacttgatTATCTCAATCTTACAATTAAACACACAAATTTCAAAACTTTATGGAATAATATATTCCGATATATTATATGCTCCGATAATGTTCAGTCACTTCAACCAGATGTAAAACTGTCAAAAATACGAGAATATGAAAATAGCAAGTGTTTCCTTTTATTGAATCAcatgtatcttttatttattgtctccttttctctaaataatatttaaatgagaACGTTATTACTTACGTTATTACTTTACTTTATCCGTTTCACAGTTGACTATTTCTTGCTATATAAACAATATCTTTTGTGCCTGATATTATCGGTATAAAATAAACACTTTTTAATTAGCAACTCTTTTTtctatgatattaattattttctatatgaTAGTAATCTTTACACAGCCTGTTATTCGTGTGTCCTATCTATCTTAGACCAACGACGAGAATAACACTGATCTCGATCATACATTGTTATTGTTTGGATCTAGACATAACAAATCGGTCAATTCGCTTTCAAACGACTTGCGCCGTTATGCTCACTTTTAATTTCGAAATGTCGTTTTCATTTAAAGCACAttgatgtttaatatttaattttacttaattatttaacttaaaaagattaaatttaataaatattgtagatcataattttgaaaatgtacCTGAAAAAATtcggttttatattttatattatttcagtcGAAATTGTTTCTTCTTATCTATTCTTCATTCTTTATATCTGTTCTTTGTGTTTTTTACGTTTAAATGTCCAAATATTAATAGCAAGGTACACTTGTAAAACCTTTTGTATCCACGATACTAGAAATCGATCCGAGATCTCGATCCAAGAAATGTGTGGCCAATCAACTTGTAGCTTTTGTGGAAAAATCCGGATCGAGATCTAGGATCGACTTCTGCATCGTGGATACAAAAGGCTTTATAAGTGTACATACCTTGCTTTGGAAGAAATTCAACGAAAGATTTTGAATGTGAAATGATGCGTAAAGTGAGCGAAGTGAGCGGTGAAAAActactttataaaaaatgctCATTAGAAGAATCTGCTTAGGGAGCAGTTCATTATCTAGGGTATTTACTGAGCCGACTGACAAGAGCGTCATGGCCGTCATGAGCGTTCAGTTTTCAGTGAGCGCTCAGCGAGCGGTCGTGTTGTTAGTTGTATGCATATCGTACGTCATATAAATATGAGAATTGCAGTGATTTCTGATTTTTTGCTATTAACGTGACGGCAATTGATTGCTAAAAGAACATTACCATTCAGTGACAAACGCGCATGGTGAATTGGTGAAGAATTTTTCTGCGTGATTTTTTTTGTTCACCGTTTGATCCCCGGAGAGGTTATGTGATCGATTCTCGTGGTAATTTCTCCGACTCTGTTGTCTCTGTGTAATTCATTTGCAGATTCTCGTTTCTTAATTACATGCACGCATATCTGAGTGCacataattttgatataacgcaacaagaaaagaaaactagTATTTTTGCGTGTGCGTCCCGCACGATTGATCGATTACGTTTAACCGTCGCGCTGTTAACGTTATCATTTGCAACCTTCGATAATTATTCTCGCTTTCATTCTCGTCTTTTCTACCTTCCGATTACTTGAGCATGTCATTTACAAAGGGGGggaatgtaatatatttaacggGGAAGAACAGAGATCGCTTTTTCATGTAGCGATGGCCGGCCCGTCGCGCATGATCTCTCGTTCTCGGTCCTCGTTCTAACCTAACACGTGTTATTTCGTCTGTTCATTTCATCATCCtttgaaaattgttaatttccAGGAGGTCAGTCATCAACGGTTAGCAGCTGTGCAGTGCAGCAGGACTCGGCGTGTTACAATTAACCAAAGAATCGATAACGATTGCAGGTAAATGAATTTCCACGGTTGTTATACAATTTCAGATTTCCTATTTTCTTTAAACTGTCTCGTATTTTCGCCGTAAGAAACCACATTTTGTGACTGATATCTGAACAAGAATTACCCTCGATTCGTCCCTACTCTTCGATTTTTACAGACGTTTAAAATTCAAGTAGATTTTTCTTCTATAGAATTGTCTGTgctattgtaataaaatttgtttaacattGCGACAATTGTTGAATTTATTACACGTGTTTATCTTCTGGTGAACAAAAAAAACTTTACGCATCAATGCATGGAACATTTCAGTGCAAATACTGCTGTTCTACTTCTAACCGAAATATCCCCGAACGATGAACATGGCAGCAAGTGCTGGGCTTACGCGTCAGGAGATTCTACTGTTGATGGCGAGGCTGACGTGTGTCGCAGCAATCGGCTTCTTCAGCATGCGCTGGATCATGAATCAGCTCGATCCTACTAGAAGCACCAAGCAAAGAGCTAAAAAGAAGGTACGCGATCGTCGTTACATTTTCCTAAATTGAAAAGTCAGGCTTCAACGGGCCTTCAAATACTTCAAATCAATATTCACCTGGAGCAAAGCCTTAACCTTGGCACTTCAATGAGTTTAGGCTCGCGAGCAGTTACGTAAATTGG encodes the following:
- the LOC105284139 gene encoding uncharacterized protein LOC105284139; translated protein: MDKNGQKVQSNLRAITEGEEEYNIENKEEVEEKEDTQADNKKNEEVIAVHKPSYSKTYCRTSIKTTRFDYLWEINCFSTFSKSMRDLYSVRFPSSGNYQVMMKANSYQKIEFHLLTKTLSKGMYHLFKVYPITEEKVLCKSYVGDLKTKKLCEISESYFHSLPQDRQTYVVF
- the LOC105284141 gene encoding speckle-type POZ protein B, whose amino-acid sequence is MSKQSSGKVPLYEKILKRKDSTKVTGSTSTITNASTSASTSKESIGETQENIYATISEGTRSEASTEVMNIDSTASFHYETNNEPQSEQQSVASTYYKTYCRTCYTTDVYDYTWQLEHFPMVYKSMPVIQSSAISKPLWCKIEMRLCQAVADKSEDTIIKFHILLYTEEAYHGVWDISAIYLDEKRLCASTGGYVTNNSCLYETTAQTLLQYLEEDRLTLNFTITVARDMLNETLHSIPLRTNRINETEDYRNLIINKANLYSSQIIFKKDYGTDNYIFKISKGLLQSTRSTYFTKLCNMHRRDEDQDSTVILDDESDIFVIMLTFIKTGSLPESVSSNYDTLTKLLRAAHKYDIVELKSLCEQYLIANITVKNVINLLDVAIEFKADKLRKHIIYYIKFYFKELIKLEEFQKLPQICLNEITKVLQECKVENESEIDVSTKFT